A region from the Fusarium graminearum PH-1 chromosome 4, whole genome shotgun sequence genome encodes:
- a CDS encoding ribosomal protein S16, translating to MVVKIRLARFGRRNQPFYNIVVAHARTARNSRPLEVIGTYDPIPKTDPYDDSGKLHKDIQLDRARARYWIGVGAQPTDTAWRLLSMLNILPKKEFGPKKDEIKGVVQKDQIQIR from the exons ATGGTTGTCAAGATCCGTCTCGCCCGTTTCGGGCGTCGAAATCAGCCCTTTTACAACATCGTTGTTGCCCACGCTCG CACGGCTCGTAACTCCCGCCCGCTCGAAGTTATTGGCACATACGACCCGATTCCCAAGACCGATCCTTACGACGACTCTGGAAAGCTTCACAAGGACATCCAGCTCGATAGAGCACGCGCTAGGTACTGGATCGGTGTTGGTGCACAGCCTACGGACACAGCATGGCGGTTACTCTCCATGCTCAACATTCTACCAAAGAAGGAATTCGGccccaagaaggacgagataAAGGGTGTTGTGCAGAAGGATCAGATCCAGATTCGCTGA